Proteins co-encoded in one Ornithorhynchus anatinus isolate Pmale09 chromosome 14, mOrnAna1.pri.v4, whole genome shotgun sequence genomic window:
- the ST13 gene encoding hsc70-interacting protein encodes MDPRKVSELQAFVKLCKQDPALLHAQELRFLREWVESMGGTIPPAPPRFSSGEKVKEEKKEEKKPEEQVKAEEPQSEESDLEIDNEGVIEPDTDDPQEMGDENAEVTDEMMDQANEKKGAAIDALNAGELQKAIDLFTDAIKLNPRLAILYAKRASVFVKLQKPNAAIRDCDRAIDINPDSAQPYKWRGKAHRLLGHWEEAAHDLAMACKLDYDDDASTMLKEVQPRAQKIAEHRRKYERKREEREVKERIERVKKAREEHERAQREEEARRQAGAQFGGFPGGFPGGFPGGMAGGMPGMAGGMPGMAGMAGMPGLNEILSDPEVLAAMQDPEVMVAFQDVAQNPANMSKYQNNPKVMNLISKLSAKFGGQP; translated from the exons ATGGACCCCCGCAAAGTCAGCGAGCTGCAGGCCTTCGTCAAGCTGTGCAAGCAGGACCCGGCCCTCCTGCACGCCCAGGAGCTGCGCTTCCTTCGCGAATGGGTGGAAAG CATGGGTGGCACGATACCGCCTGCTCCTCCTAGGTTTTCATCGGGAGAAAAAGTCAAG gaggagaaaaaggaggagaaaaagccgGAGGAACAAGTTAAAGCTGAAGAACCCCAGAGTGAGGAAAGTGACCtag AAATTGATAATGAGGGCGTGATTGAACCAGACACAGATGATCCCCAAGAAATGGGTGATGAAAATGCCGAG GTGACAGATGAGATGATGGATCAGGCCAATGAAAAGAAGGGCGCAGCCATCGATGCCTTAAATGCTG GGGAACTTCAGAAGGCCATCGACTTGTTCACAGACGCCATCAAGCTGAATCCTCGGTTGGCCATTTTGTACGCCAAGAGAGCAAG TGTCTTCGTGAAACTGCAGAAACCCAATGCTGCCATCAGAGACTGTGACCGGGCAATAGACATAAACCCTGATTCAGCACAGCCCTACAAGTGGCGAGGAAAAGCACACAG ACTCCTAGGCCACTGGGAGGAAGCAGCTCATGACCTTGCCATGGCTTGCAAATTGGACTATGACGACGATGCCAGTACCATGTTGAAGGAAGTTCAACCCAGG GCCCAAAAGATTGCTGAACACCGGAGGAAATATGAGCGAAAACGTGAGGAGCGAGAAGTCAAAGAGAGGATAGAGCGTGTGAAGAAGGCCAGGGAAGAGCATGAGAGAGCCCAGAGG gaggaagaagcccGGAGACAGGCAGGAGCTCAATTTGGCGGTTTCCCAG GTGGTTTTCCTGGTGGCTTCCCTGGAGGGATGGCAGGAGGCATGCCGGGAATGGCAGGAGGCATGCCGGGAATGGCAGGAATGGCAGGAATGCCCGGGCTGAATGAAATTCTTAGTGACCCGGAAGTTCTAGCAGCCATGCAG GATCCAGAAGTTATGGTGGCTTTCCAGGATGTGGCCCAGAACCCGGCAAACATGTCAAAATATCAGAACAACCCCAAGGTCATGAATCTGATCAGCAAATTGTCAGCCAAATTTGGAGGTCAACCATAA